The following proteins come from a genomic window of bacterium:
- the arsB gene encoding ACR3 family arsenite efflux transporter: MERIVHEEKKLSFFEKYLTFWVIACICFGILLGKLFPQAAVALDRISIYQVSVPIAICLFFMMYPIMVKIDFAEVVKAGKTPGPVILTLIVNWCIKPFTMLAIAWLFLGLLFKGWLPGTEIVKGGAQVELFRSYIAGCILLGIAPCTAMVLIWGHLSRGNDGHTLVMVAINSLTMLFLYAPLGGWLLGVNRMPIPWQTIVLSVVVYVGLPLLLGYYSRKLLIAKKGLKWFEEKFLHYLTPVSICALLLTLVLLFSFKGDLIIRQPQVIFLIAVPLFIQTCLIFAITYGLAKWLKLSYRDAAPSALIGASNHFEVAIATSTVLFGLSSGASLATVVGVLIEVPVMLMLVKVCLKTQGWFK, encoded by the coding sequence ATGGAACGGATAGTCCACGAGGAGAAAAAGCTTTCTTTTTTTGAGAAATACCTTACGTTTTGGGTGATTGCCTGCATCTGTTTTGGAATTCTACTCGGGAAATTATTCCCTCAGGCGGCTGTCGCGCTTGACCGGATTTCGATTTATCAGGTATCTGTTCCGATTGCGATATGCCTTTTCTTTATGATGTATCCCATAATGGTGAAAATTGATTTCGCGGAAGTCGTTAAGGCTGGCAAAACTCCCGGCCCGGTTATCCTTACGCTGATAGTGAATTGGTGCATAAAACCATTCACCATGCTTGCCATTGCGTGGTTATTCCTCGGCTTATTGTTTAAAGGATGGCTTCCGGGAACGGAAATCGTTAAAGGCGGCGCGCAGGTAGAATTATTCAGGTCTTATATCGCAGGATGTATTTTATTGGGTATCGCGCCGTGCACGGCTATGGTCCTTATCTGGGGACATTTATCCAGGGGAAACGACGGACATACGCTGGTGATGGTGGCGATTAATTCGCTGACGATGCTGTTTCTCTACGCCCCTCTGGGCGGCTGGCTGTTGGGAGTGAACAGGATGCCTATCCCGTGGCAGACGATTGTGTTGTCCGTGGTGGTCTATGTCGGCTTGCCGTTATTATTGGGGTATTACTCGAGGAAATTGTTGATTGCAAAAAAAGGGCTGAAATGGTTTGAAGAGAAATTTCTGCATTATCTTACTCCTGTTTCAATCTGCGCTTTATTGCTGACGCTTGTTCTGCTGTTTTCATTTAAGGGGGATTTGATTATCAGGCAGCCGCAGGTGATTTTTCTTATTGCCGTTCCGCTTTTTATCCAGACATGCCTTATTTTTGCCATTACTTACGGCCTGGCTAAATGGCTGAAATTATCGTACCGGGACGCCGCGCCCTCAGCCCTTATCGGCGCGAGTAACCATTTTGAAGTGGCAATTGCCACTTCGACTGTCCTCTTCGGACTGTCTTCAGGCGCGTCGTTGGCTACAGTTGTCGGGGTATTGATTGAAGTTCCGGTTATGCTGATGCTGGTGAAGGTATGTTTGAAGACGCAAGGGTGGTTTAAATAA
- a CDS encoding MarC family protein produces the protein MLKNILLAFIPVFVAVDAIGVLPIFVSLTRDIDRKERVSIIIQSMVTAGCLAVSFVFLGKFVFRFLGITVSDFMIAGGSILFCIAIMDILTSGKRRRVPSQEMGAVPIGTPLIVGPAVLTTSLVIIAEYGLLASLISILSNILLAGLIFSLSDILIERLGVAGSKALSKIMALLLASIAVMMIRKGIMLILS, from the coding sequence ATGTTGAAAAATATTTTACTGGCTTTTATTCCGGTGTTTGTAGCTGTTGACGCTATCGGAGTCCTTCCGATATTCGTTTCGCTGACGAGGGATATCGACAGAAAAGAGAGGGTATCTATAATTATTCAGTCTATGGTTACCGCGGGATGCCTCGCTGTAAGTTTTGTTTTTCTCGGCAAATTCGTCTTCAGGTTTCTCGGGATTACGGTGTCCGATTTTATGATAGCCGGAGGTTCCATTCTTTTCTGTATAGCGATTATGGATATTCTCACTTCCGGAAAACGCCGGCGGGTGCCTTCTCAGGAGATGGGAGCTGTCCCGATAGGGACTCCGCTTATAGTGGGCCCTGCGGTCCTCACCACATCGCTGGTGATAATCGCGGAATACGGCCTGTTGGCGAGCCTGATATCTATTCTGTCTAATATACTGCTCGCGGGACTGATATTTTCGCTTTCGGATATTCTTATAGAAAGACTGGGGGTAGCCGGAAGCAAAGCGCTGTCGAAGATAATGGCTCTCCTGCTGGCGTCGATTGCGGTGATGATGATAAGGAAAGGCATAATGCTGATCCTGAGTTGA
- a CDS encoding cysteine desulfurase, with product MAETKIYLDHNATTPLHPEVKKAMCKAMDEFGNPSSMHSFGREAKKYVEDSRSEIASFIGADTDEIIFVGSGSEANNTVLSIFSCPSKGCMFHSEMKRVVITTAIEHPCIIESSKCLRDRGFDVKYLGVDSFGKVNIKQLETMLDENVGLVSVMMANNEIGTLQDIALITDMAHKNGALMHTDAVQAVGKIPVDVKKLNVDFLTISGHKIYGPKGIGVLFVRKGTPFCPFVRGGHQEMGRRAGTENTLGIIGLGKAVKMRKKEMEEEEKRLKGFKDILKRGIEKSISDAHFNGHPEDCLAGTLNVSFKGAEGEAILLYLDLAGIAVSTGSACASGSLDPSHVLLATGIGPELAHGSIRISMGRSTDKKDVEYVLDILPGIIKKIRKMSSVYSRGGNNVSK from the coding sequence ATGGCTGAAACAAAAATATATCTGGACCACAACGCGACAACGCCCCTGCACCCTGAAGTGAAAAAAGCGATGTGTAAGGCGATGGATGAATTCGGCAACCCGTCGAGTATGCACAGTTTCGGGAGAGAGGCGAAGAAATATGTTGAAGATTCACGGAGTGAGATAGCTTCATTTATAGGCGCGGATACGGATGAAATCATATTTGTCGGCAGCGGTTCCGAAGCGAACAACACCGTATTGTCTATTTTTTCGTGCCCTTCAAAAGGATGCATGTTCCATTCTGAAATGAAAAGAGTGGTTATAACCACAGCAATTGAACACCCCTGTATTATCGAAAGCTCGAAGTGCCTGAGAGACAGGGGCTTCGATGTTAAGTATCTCGGGGTAGATTCATTCGGGAAAGTAAATATTAAACAGCTTGAAACAATGTTGGATGAAAACGTCGGGCTTGTATCGGTGATGATGGCTAATAATGAAATAGGCACACTGCAGGATATAGCGCTTATAACGGATATGGCGCATAAGAACGGAGCGCTGATGCATACGGATGCTGTTCAGGCTGTGGGGAAAATCCCTGTTGACGTAAAAAAATTAAATGTCGATTTTCTGACGATTTCGGGACACAAGATTTACGGGCCTAAAGGAATAGGGGTCTTGTTTGTAAGGAAGGGGACTCCCTTTTGCCCTTTTGTCAGGGGCGGGCATCAGGAGATGGGAAGGCGCGCCGGAACGGAAAATACACTGGGAATCATAGGACTCGGAAAAGCCGTAAAGATGAGAAAGAAAGAGATGGAGGAAGAGGAAAAGCGATTGAAGGGATTTAAAGATATTTTGAAGAGGGGAATTGAAAAAAGTATTTCCGATGCGCATTTTAACGGGCATCCCGAAGATTGCCTGGCCGGCACGCTTAATGTTTCTTTCAAAGGCGCCGAAGGGGAAGCTATCCTGCTTTATCTTGATCTTGCGGGTATAGCGGTTTCAACGGGTTCCGCGTGCGCGTCCGGTTCCCTTGACCCTTCACATGTCCTGCTTGCCACGGGTATCGGCCCCGAACTGGCGCATGGTTCCATAAGGATCAGCATGGGGCGTTCTACAGATAAAAAAGATGTTGAATATGTTCTGGATATATTGCCGGGCATTATAAAGAAAATCAGGAAGATGTCTTCGGTGTATTCAAGGGGAGGGAATAATGTCTCAAAATAA
- a CDS encoding iron-sulfur cluster assembly scaffold protein yields the protein MSQNKEWVYSEKIKDHFIHPRNILEDEASYKYDGKGIVGNIKCGDQMMMVIKVDKEKNIITDCKWKTYGCASAIASTSLLSEIVIGMSLDKAYHISPKDIAEELGGLPEHKIHCSVLGDKALRSAIDDYYMKNGMRDKIQKEKSRIVCQCMNVTDHDIENAVLEGARTFLELQEHTKLGTVCGQCKDEAEKLLKNYVEKHFNK from the coding sequence ATGTCTCAAAATAAAGAATGGGTATATTCCGAAAAAATAAAAGATCATTTTATTCATCCGAGAAACATACTTGAGGATGAGGCTTCATATAAATACGACGGAAAGGGAATTGTGGGCAATATAAAATGCGGCGATCAGATGATGATGGTTATTAAAGTAGATAAAGAGAAAAACATCATAACAGATTGCAAATGGAAAACTTACGGATGCGCGAGCGCTATAGCAAGCACATCCCTGCTTTCTGAGATTGTAATAGGGATGAGCCTGGATAAAGCCTATCATATCTCTCCGAAAGATATAGCGGAAGAACTGGGCGGACTGCCCGAACATAAGATCCACTGTTCCGTTCTGGGCGATAAGGCCCTGCGCTCGGCAATAGATGATTACTATATGAAGAACGGCATGCGGGATAAAATACAAAAAGAAAAATCAAGGATTGTCTGCCAGTGTATGAATGTTACCGACCACGATATCGAAAATGCCGTTCTGGAAGGCGCCCGCACATTTCTGGAACTCCAGGAACATACTAAACTGGGAACTGTCTGCGGGCAATGTAAGGATGAAGCCGAAAAACTTCTGAAAAACTACGTTGAAAAACATTTTAATAAATAA
- the nadA gene encoding quinolinate synthase NadA — translation MDVFEKIRDLKKERNAVILAHNYQRPEVQDIADYVGDSLGLSIEASKTGADVIIFCGVYFMAETAKILSPGRKVIIPDKNAGCPMADMITVQELKELKKQYPQAKILCYVNTFAEVKAECDICCTSSNAVSVIEKAFKEKDEIIFIPDKYLASYAQKQTARNLILWNGYCPTHIKILKEDIDREKKLHPRAEILVHPECTSPVISLADKVLSTDGMCKYVKKSGVKEFIIATEPGIIHRLRKENPSKRFWPASGISVCPNMKLITPDKILRSLETLEYEVALPRKILLQAGKSIDKMLKYKD, via the coding sequence ATGGATGTATTTGAAAAAATCAGAGATCTTAAAAAAGAGAGAAACGCGGTTATCCTGGCCCATAACTACCAGCGTCCCGAAGTCCAGGATATTGCCGATTATGTAGGGGACTCTCTGGGCTTAAGCATTGAAGCCTCAAAGACGGGCGCGGATGTTATTATCTTCTGCGGCGTATATTTTATGGCGGAAACCGCGAAGATACTGTCTCCCGGCAGGAAGGTGATAATTCCCGACAAAAATGCGGGCTGCCCGATGGCTGATATGATAACGGTTCAGGAATTAAAGGAACTGAAGAAGCAGTACCCTCAGGCCAAAATACTCTGTTATGTGAATACTTTTGCGGAGGTGAAGGCTGAATGCGATATCTGCTGCACTTCATCCAACGCGGTCAGTGTTATCGAAAAAGCTTTTAAGGAAAAAGACGAGATAATATTTATTCCTGATAAATACCTTGCTTCTTACGCTCAAAAGCAGACCGCCAGAAATTTAATTTTGTGGAACGGGTACTGCCCCACGCATATTAAAATCCTTAAAGAGGATATTGACAGGGAAAAAAAGCTGCATCCCCGCGCCGAAATACTTGTCCATCCGGAATGCACGTCGCCTGTCATATCTTTGGCTGACAAGGTGCTTTCTACCGACGGAATGTGTAAATACGTCAAAAAATCGGGGGTAAAAGAATTTATAATCGCCACCGAGCCGGGAATAATACACAGGCTTAGAAAAGAAAACCCTTCCAAAAGATTCTGGCCGGCAAGCGGGATATCGGTATGCCCGAATATGAAACTTATCACTCCGGATAAAATCCTCAGGTCGCTTGAAACTCTGGAGTATGAGGTTGCGCTTCCCCGGAAAATACTTTTGCAAGCGGGAAAAAGCATTGATAAAATGCTTAAATATAAAGATTGA
- the arsM gene encoding arsenite methyltransferase: MEKNTEEIKRIVKAGYAKALSQKESCCSAGSCCCGTSRAEDISRKVGYSDSEMNAVPEGANLGFGCGNPVALALLKKGDTVLDLGSGAGFDAFLSAQCVGKTGRVIGVDMTPEMVAKAQGNAKKGNYSNVEFRLGEIEKLPIKDNSIDMIISNCVINLSPDKETVFKEAYRVLRSGGRLMVSDLALTGDLPDEIKNSVEAYVGCLAGAIKKDDYLKLIKTAGFQNIEVLSESSYPVDAMFDNLNAAQETVTSIKVSAMKR; this comes from the coding sequence ATGGAAAAAAATACTGAAGAAATCAAAAGAATTGTCAAAGCCGGCTATGCGAAAGCGTTGTCACAAAAAGAATCCTGCTGTTCCGCGGGTTCTTGTTGTTGCGGAACAAGCCGGGCGGAAGATATCAGCAGGAAGGTCGGCTATAGCGACTCTGAGATGAACGCTGTTCCCGAAGGGGCGAATTTAGGTTTCGGGTGCGGGAATCCGGTGGCTCTTGCCTTGTTGAAAAAGGGCGATACCGTGCTTGATTTAGGGAGCGGCGCAGGGTTCGATGCATTTTTGTCGGCTCAGTGTGTCGGTAAAACCGGCAGAGTCATCGGCGTTGACATGACGCCGGAGATGGTCGCTAAAGCGCAGGGAAACGCCAAGAAGGGCAACTATAGCAATGTGGAGTTCCGCTTGGGTGAGATCGAGAAATTACCGATAAAGGACAATTCAATCGATATGATTATATCAAACTGTGTTATTAATCTGTCGCCTGACAAGGAAACGGTATTTAAAGAGGCGTATAGGGTTTTGAGATCCGGCGGGAGACTGATGGTTTCGGATTTGGCGCTTACCGGGGACTTGCCGGATGAAATCAAAAATTCGGTTGAGGCATATGTCGGCTGTCTTGCCGGGGCGATAAAAAAAGACGATTATTTAAAACTTATAAAAACCGCCGGGTTTCAGAATATTGAAGTGCTCAGCGAATCGAGCTATCCGGTGGATGCGATGTTTGACAATCTTAATGCCGCTCAGGAAACGGTAACCAGCATAAAAGTTTCGGCGATGAAAAGATAA
- a CDS encoding cytochrome c biogenesis protein CcdA, which yields MITRLFDLLTGALQDAPVIALSAAFIWGILSILLSPCHLASIPLIVGFISNRGQISKRKAFILSLLFSAGILVTITAIGIITACMGRMLGDIGVWGNYFVAFIFLAVGLHLLGIIPLPLIGGARSGDMKRKGFFAAFILGLVFGIALGPCTFAYMAPMLAITFSISSTRVLYGVLLLTMYGIGHCSIIVFAGTFTEVVERYLKWNESSKGPYILKKICGVLIIIAAIYIAVSAVH from the coding sequence GTGATAACACGGCTTTTTGATTTACTTACCGGGGCGTTACAGGATGCGCCTGTCATCGCGCTAAGCGCGGCATTTATATGGGGCATTTTAAGTATCCTGTTGAGTCCCTGCCATCTCGCGAGCATTCCTCTTATTGTAGGGTTTATAAGCAACAGAGGGCAAATATCAAAAAGAAAGGCCTTTATCTTATCATTGCTTTTTTCTGCGGGTATTCTTGTCACTATAACCGCTATAGGAATAATCACCGCCTGCATGGGGAGAATGCTTGGAGATATAGGCGTGTGGGGGAATTATTTTGTGGCTTTTATTTTTCTGGCTGTCGGCCTGCATCTTTTGGGGATTATTCCTTTGCCGTTGATAGGCGGAGCCCGTAGCGGCGACATGAAAAGAAAAGGTTTTTTTGCGGCGTTTATATTAGGCCTGGTTTTCGGAATCGCGCTCGGGCCCTGCACATTTGCGTATATGGCGCCGATGCTTGCCATTACTTTCTCAATCTCATCAACACGGGTTCTGTACGGGGTATTACTTTTAACTATGTATGGCATAGGGCATTGTTCAATAATTGTATTTGCAGGCACTTTCACGGAAGTTGTTGAAAGGTACCTTAAATGGAATGAAAGCTCGAAGGGCCCTTATATTTTGAAAAAGATATGCGGTGTCCTTATTATTATAGCCGCGATTTATATTGCGGTATCTGCTGTTCATTGA
- a CDS encoding permease, translating into MKERNKFLLIAAVFLGCFYMPVELLPFRNPVFEALALVRWYAREHVILCLVPAFFIAGAISVFVSQASVIKYFGAKANKFLAYSVASVSGTILAVCSCTVLPLFSGIYKRGAGLGPATAFLYSGPAINVLAIIMTARILGWELGLARAVGAVLFSVVIGFLMHIIFIKEERARHAGGDFPAGAAAKEERSLSKNALYFASMVGFLVFANWAKPEEGASGLWTYIYGIKWYVSFGFLVLLAVIILKWFKKDELKSWVSASWVFAVQILPLLLAGVVVAGLLLGRPGNEGFIPSGIIEKAVGGNSFLANFFAAIVGAFMYFATLTEIPILQGLIGSGMGKGPALALLLAGPALSLPNMLVIRGVIGTKKTVVYVSLVVIMATITGIVFGFIAK; encoded by the coding sequence ATGAAAGAGAGAAATAAATTTTTATTGATAGCGGCGGTATTTTTGGGCTGTTTTTATATGCCTGTCGAACTCCTGCCGTTCAGGAACCCTGTTTTTGAGGCCCTGGCTTTGGTCAGGTGGTACGCGAGAGAACATGTTATTTTATGTCTGGTGCCCGCTTTTTTTATTGCCGGTGCGATTTCCGTTTTTGTAAGCCAGGCCTCTGTCATTAAATATTTCGGCGCGAAGGCGAATAAATTCCTTGCTTATAGCGTTGCTTCCGTTTCGGGGACGATTCTTGCGGTGTGTTCCTGCACTGTCCTGCCGCTTTTCTCAGGAATATACAAAAGAGGCGCGGGACTGGGGCCCGCGACGGCGTTTCTTTACTCCGGTCCCGCTATAAACGTGCTGGCGATTATAATGACCGCGAGGATACTCGGATGGGAACTCGGGCTCGCGCGAGCTGTCGGGGCGGTTTTATTCAGCGTTGTTATCGGATTCCTGATGCACATCATATTCATTAAAGAAGAACGGGCGCGGCACGCGGGCGGGGATTTTCCTGCAGGCGCCGCCGCTAAAGAGGAGAGGTCTTTGTCTAAAAACGCCCTGTACTTTGCATCTATGGTCGGATTTTTGGTGTTCGCGAACTGGGCGAAGCCGGAGGAAGGCGCATCGGGTTTATGGACGTATATCTACGGAATTAAATGGTATGTATCATTCGGGTTTTTGGTTTTACTGGCAGTGATAATATTAAAGTGGTTTAAAAAGGATGAACTTAAGAGCTGGGTCTCGGCATCCTGGGTTTTTGCCGTGCAGATATTGCCGCTTCTGCTGGCCGGTGTTGTTGTCGCGGGACTGCTGCTCGGCCGTCCGGGCAATGAAGGTTTTATACCTTCAGGGATAATAGAAAAAGCTGTCGGGGGAAATTCTTTCCTGGCGAACTTTTTCGCGGCGATAGTCGGGGCTTTTATGTATTTTGCGACGCTGACAGAAATTCCCATACTGCAGGGTCTCATCGGCTCAGGTATGGGCAAAGGCCCGGCGCTTGCGTTACTGCTTGCCGGCCCGGCGCTGAGCCTGCCTAATATGCTCGTGATACGCGGTGTTATCGGCACAAAGAAAACTGTCGTGTATGTCAGCCTTGTCGTCATTATGGCGACAATTACAGGTATAGTATTCGGTTTTATCGCGAAGTAG
- a CDS encoding phosphoadenylyl-sulfate reductase, whose amino-acid sequence MSLPENTDDLKSLVDNLHFKEKVDRSLALIEEAYRKYGDGLVVANSLGKDSVCVWDLAKRVNPGIRGFIVTTRFKPEETTLFMKETLERYPELKVYKNDDKIEDELYKTAPDQCCDLLKVLPTRRAIEEMKVSCWVTGLRCTEGRTRTDFKEVEERDEGLIKLNPILIWKEREVWQYLAVYGVKVNPLYAKGYRSLGCAPCSHITTDDDERSGRWIGTAKHGGECGIHTRPLKINKR is encoded by the coding sequence ATGAGTTTGCCGGAAAACACCGATGATTTGAAATCTCTTGTCGATAACCTGCATTTTAAGGAAAAAGTAGACAGGTCTCTTGCTCTTATTGAGGAAGCTTACAGGAAATATGGCGACGGTTTAGTTGTAGCTAACAGTCTCGGAAAAGATTCCGTCTGCGTGTGGGACCTGGCAAAAAGGGTAAATCCCGGGATACGGGGTTTTATTGTAACAACCAGGTTCAAACCCGAAGAGACAACCCTGTTTATGAAAGAAACATTGGAAAGATATCCTGAATTAAAGGTATATAAGAATGATGATAAGATTGAGGATGAACTTTACAAAACAGCGCCGGACCAATGCTGTGACCTGCTGAAAGTCCTTCCTACAAGACGCGCTATAGAGGAAATGAAAGTCAGCTGCTGGGTTACGGGACTCAGGTGTACGGAAGGACGCACCAGAACCGATTTTAAGGAAGTTGAGGAAAGGGATGAAGGACTGATAAAACTGAACCCTATCCTTATCTGGAAAGAACGTGAAGTGTGGCAGTATCTGGCGGTTTACGGGGTAAAAGTCAACCCTCTTTACGCAAAGGGGTACAGGTCCCTCGGCTGCGCGCCGTGTTCTCATATAACCACGGATGACGATGAGCGCTCGGGCCGGTGGATAGGGACGGCCAAGCACGGCGGGGAATGCGGTATACATACCCGTCCGCTTAAAATTAATAAACGGTAA
- a CDS encoding DUF134 domain-containing protein, with amino-acid sequence MRPKKTRWVKCEPGERCFRPQCKPLNKLKGVTLTIDEFEAVRLADLEGLEQEQVAHKMKVHRSTISRILESARAKVADALVNIKAIRIEGGCCEIIQKRKKNEREK; translated from the coding sequence ATGAGGCCGAAAAAAACAAGGTGGGTCAAATGCGAGCCGGGCGAGAGGTGTTTCAGGCCGCAGTGCAAGCCGTTGAATAAGCTGAAAGGCGTTACATTGACGATAGACGAGTTCGAAGCTGTCAGGCTTGCGGATCTTGAGGGGTTGGAGCAGGAGCAGGTTGCGCATAAGATGAAAGTCCACCGTTCCACAATATCCCGGATACTTGAATCCGCCCGAGCGAAAGTCGCGGATGCCCTGGTAAATATTAAGGCAATCCGCATAGAAGGCGGCTGCTGCGAGATAATACAGAAGAGGAAAAAGAATGAAAGAGAGAAATAA
- the msrA gene encoding peptide-methionine (S)-S-oxide reductase MsrA: MAASCLSAQARYEKATFAGGCFWCMEPVFDKLNGVVDVQAGYMGGKTENPTYGEVSSGKSGHREVARITYDPSKISYAGLLDIFWMNVDPTDSGGQFADRGSQYKVAVYYHSEEQKKIAEESRQKLDESGLYDKPVSVEILKAGDFYKAEEYHQDYYKKNPVRYNLYKQGSGRASYVKEMEKKFKDKNIKPAGKPAADRKELKKKLTPLQYQVTQECATERAFDNEYWNNKKEGIYVDIVSGEALFSSKDKFDSGTGWPSFTKPIEPGNVVEKEDNSGNMRRTEVQSREAGSHLGHVFTDGPEPAGLRYCVNSASLRFIPREDLEKEGYGEYEKLFE; encoded by the coding sequence ATGGCCGCTTCCTGTTTGTCTGCTCAGGCCCGGTATGAAAAGGCGACATTCGCGGGGGGATGCTTCTGGTGTATGGAACCGGTTTTTGATAAGTTAAACGGGGTTGTGGATGTGCAGGCGGGTTATATGGGAGGCAAAACAGAAAACCCGACTTACGGGGAAGTTTCCTCGGGAAAAAGCGGACACAGGGAAGTTGCCCGGATAACATACGACCCGTCTAAAATTTCGTACGCCGGACTGCTGGATATTTTCTGGATGAATGTCGATCCGACGGATTCGGGCGGGCAGTTTGCAGACAGGGGTTCGCAATATAAAGTGGCCGTTTATTATCACAGTGAAGAACAGAAAAAAATCGCCGAAGAATCAAGACAAAAACTTGATGAATCGGGCCTCTATGATAAACCTGTGTCGGTGGAAATCCTTAAAGCGGGTGATTTTTACAAGGCAGAAGAGTATCATCAGGATTATTATAAAAAAAATCCCGTCAGGTATAACCTGTATAAACAGGGCTCGGGAAGGGCATCTTATGTGAAAGAAATGGAAAAGAAGTTTAAAGATAAAAATATTAAACCTGCCGGAAAACCCGCGGCGGACAGGAAAGAGCTGAAGAAAAAATTAACACCCTTACAGTATCAGGTTACCCAGGAATGCGCTACTGAGAGGGCGTTCGATAATGAATATTGGAATAACAAAAAAGAGGGAATATATGTGGATATTGTCTCCGGAGAGGCGCTCTTCAGTTCTAAAGATAAATTCGACTCCGGCACCGGTTGGCCCAGTTTTACAAAACCTATTGAACCCGGTAATGTTGTTGAGAAAGAAGATAACAGCGGTAATATGCGGAGGACGGAAGTTCAGAGCAGAGAAGCCGGTTCGCATCTTGGACATGTTTTTACCGACGGGCCCGAACCTGCAGGCTTAAGGTACTGCGTAAATTCCGCTTCACTGCGTTTTATCCCCAGGGAAGACCTTGAAAAAGAAGGTTACGGGGAATATGAGAAACTCTTTGAATAA
- a CDS encoding thioredoxin family protein has protein sequence MIWKINLTGNKSKRTVYPVLFIGVLVLLAGCVQGQDVTGNNNSDLPAGGEQVVFIELGSVNCIPCKQMQPIINAIENEYEGKVKVVFYDVWTKDGKQYADKYKIRLIPTQVFLDKQGNEIFRHEGFFPKKEIEKIFENAGVKK, from the coding sequence ATGATATGGAAAATAAATTTAACGGGAAATAAGTCAAAAAGAACAGTGTACCCGGTTTTATTTATAGGTGTCCTGGTATTGTTAGCGGGATGTGTTCAGGGACAGGATGTTACGGGAAATAATAACAGTGATTTGCCTGCGGGCGGGGAACAGGTTGTTTTTATTGAACTTGGTTCAGTTAATTGTATTCCCTGTAAGCAGATGCAGCCTATCATTAATGCCATTGAAAATGAATATGAAGGAAAAGTGAAAGTCGTGTTCTATGATGTCTGGACAAAGGACGGGAAACAGTATGCTGACAAATATAAAATCAGGCTCATCCCGACACAGGTGTTTCTTGATAAACAGGGCAATGAGATATTCCGGCATGAAGGTTTCTTCCCTAAGAAAGAAATAGAAAAGATATTTGAAAACGCGGGAGTGAAAAAGTGA
- a CDS encoding thioredoxin family protein, with protein MKIEILGVGCPKCQKLYENVRQAVEQSGVDAEIVKVTKISDISNYNVMLTPALVIDGEVKTSGTIPPVSEIEKWIKGQVN; from the coding sequence ATGAAAATCGAGATATTAGGTGTCGGTTGTCCGAAATGTCAAAAACTGTATGAAAATGTCCGGCAGGCCGTTGAACAGTCCGGTGTTGACGCGGAAATAGTCAAGGTTACGAAAATAAGCGATATCAGCAATTACAATGTTATGCTTACCCCTGCTTTGGTTATTGACGGAGAGGTTAAAACATCAGGTACAATACCTCCGGTATCCGAAATCGAAAAATGGATTAAAGGACAGGTGAATTAA